From a region of the Phaseolus vulgaris cultivar G19833 chromosome 6, P. vulgaris v2.0, whole genome shotgun sequence genome:
- the LOC137832259 gene encoding dihydroxy-acid dehydratase, chloroplastic has translation MQSTLFSPTYTVIPISPKSVRSNSRSCSLSVRASIAVDTATDAAKLNKYSSRITEPKSQGASQAVLYGVGLSEEDMAKPQVGVSSVWYEGNTCNMHLLSLSEAVREGVAAAGMVPFRFNTVGVSDAISMGTRGMCYSLQSRDLIADSIETVMAAQWYDANISIPGCDKNMPGTIIAMGRLNRPSIMVYGGTIKPGHFQGNTFDIVSAFQCYGEFVSGSISEDQRQNVIRNSCPGAGACGGMYTANTMASAIEAMGMSLPYSSSTPAEDPLKLDECRLAGKYLLELLKMDLKPRDIITRKSLRNAMVIVMALGGSTNAVLHLIAMAKSVGIELTLDDFQKVSDEIPFIADLKPSGKYVMEDLHKIGGTPAVIRYLLEQGLLDGDCLTVTGKTLAENTELVPPLSKGQEIIRPLENPIKKTGHIQILYGNLAPQGSVAKITGKEGLYFSGPALVFEGEEAMISAISEDPSSFKGKVVVIRGEGPKGGPGMPEMLTPTSAIMGAGLGKEVALLTDGRFSGGSHGFVVGHICPEAQEGGPIGLIKNGDIINVDVQKRRIDALVSDEEMEARRKQWTAPPYKANQGALYKYIKNVKSASSGCVTDE, from the exons ATGCAGTCCACACTCTTCTCTCCGACTTACACCGTTATCCCCATTTCGCCGAAATCTGTCAGATCGAATTCTCGTTCATGTTCTCTCTCCGTCCGAGCCTCCATTGCGGTGGACACCGCCACCGATGCGGCCAAGTTGAACAAGTACAGTTCCCGAATCACGGAGCCGAAGTCGCAGGGCGCGTCTCAGGCGGTTCTCTACGGCGTAGGACTCTCCGAGGAGGACATGGCGAAACCGCAGGTCGGCGTCTCCTCGGTCTGGTATGAGGGAAACACATGCAACATGCATCTCCTCAGCCTCTCCGAAGCTGTCCGCGAAGGTGTGGCCGCCGCCGGCATGGTTCCCTTCCGCTTCAACACCGTCGGCGTCAGCGACGCCATATCCATGGGCACCAGAGGTATGTGCTACAGCTTGCAGTCCAGGGACCTCATTGCCGATAGCATCGAAACCGTTATGGCTGCGCAGTGGTACGACGCTAACATTTCCATTCCCGGCTGTGACAAAAAT ATGCCAGGTACTATCATTGCCATGGGCAGGCTCAACAGACCTAGTATCATGGTTTATGGGGGGACTATAAAG cCTGGTCATTTTCAGGGCAATACGTTTGATATAGTGTCTGCCTTTCAG TGCTATGGAGAATTTGTGAGTGGATCAATTAGTGAGGATCAAAGACAAAATGTTATTCGCAACTCTTGCCCTGGTGCTGGGGCTTGTGGTGGCATGTATACAGCTAATACCATGGCTTCTGCAATAGAAGCTATGGGAATGTCTCTTCCCTATAG CTCATCTACACCAGCTGAGGATCCACTGAAGTTGGATGAGTGTCGGTTAGCTGGGAAATATCTACTTGAGTTACTGAAGATGGACTTGAAGCCCCGAGATATCATTACTCGTAAATCACTACGTAATGCAATGGTTATAGTTATGGCACTTGGTGGATCTACTAATGCTGTGCTACATTTAATTGCTATGGCCAA GTCTGTTGGCATTGAGTTGACTCTTGATGATTTTCAGAAGGTTAGCGATGAGATTCCTTTCATTGCAGATCTTAAGCCTAGTGGGAAATATGTCATGGAAGACCTTCACAAG ATTGGAGGGACCCCTGCAGTTATCCGCTACCTTCTTGAGCAAGGCCTTTTAGATGGTGACTGTTTAACTG TCACTGGAAAGACCCTTGCTGAAAATACAGAACTTGTCCCTCCTTTGTCCAAAGGGCAG GAAATAATAAGGCCACTAGAAAATCCCATCAAGAAGACAGGTCACATTCAAATATTATATGGAAACCTTGCACCACAGGGTTCCGTTGCTAAAATTACTGGAAAAGAAGGACTGTACTTTTCTG GTCCTGCACTTGTGTTTGAAGGAGAGGAGGCGATGATTTCTGCCATTTCAGAGGATCCTTCTAgttttaag GGTAAAGTGGTTGTAATTAGGGGAGAGGGGCCCAAGGGTGGTCCAGGCATGCCTGAGATGTTAACACCAACAAGTGCAATAATGGGTGCAGGGCTTGGAAAG GAAGTTGCATTATTGACTGATGGAAGATTTTCAGGAGGTTCACATGGATTTGTGGTTGGCCATATATGCCCAGAAGCACAG GAAGGTGGTCCAATTGGCTTGATTAAAAATGGAGACATAATCAACGTTGACGTCCAGAAAAGGAGAATTGATGCTTTGGTATCAGATGAGGAGATGGAGGCACGCAGGAAACAGTGGACTGCTCCTCCATATAAAGCTAACCAAGGAGCTCTGTACAAG TATATTAAAAATGTGAAATCTGCTTCTAGCGGATGCGTGACAGATGAGTAG